One region of Daphnia pulicaria isolate SC F1-1A chromosome 7, SC_F0-13Bv2, whole genome shotgun sequence genomic DNA includes:
- the LOC124349070 gene encoding sugar transporter SWEET1-like isoform X2 yields MALENFREILSVTATITTIIQFLTGVIICLSIRRKGGSGDISGFPFIAGVLGCSLWLRYGMLMKDTAMTVVNAVGLVLQLCYVFMYYLYATNKGPYLKQVVIVFSVILSTMLYVAVEPIEDKAEFRLGLLCCATTLIFCSAPLATLGDVLRTRSTETLPFYLILANVLVAAQWFLYGVAVHNTFVQVPNFISCLIALFQLALFAFFPSTNTRTKLQNVV; encoded by the exons ATGGCATTGGAAAACTTTAGAG AAATTTTGAGTGTAACCGCTACCATCACCACAATAATTCAGTTTTTAACTGGGGT AATTATTTGCTTGAGCATTCGAAGAAAAGGTGGCTCAGGAGACATTTCAGGATTTCCATTTATAGCTGGAGTACTGGG ATGCAGTTTGTGGCTTCGATATGGAATGCTGATGAAAGACACTGCAATGACAGTGGTCAATGCCGTTGGACTTGTACTCCAGCTCTGCTATGTTTTCATGTATTATTTATATGCAACAAATAAG GGACCATATCTTAAACAAGTGGTAATTGTTTTTTCCGTGATTCTTTCCACTATGTTGTATGTAGCAGTGGAACCAATTGAAGATAAGGCTGAATTTAGACTGGGGTTGCTTTGTTGTGCCACCACCTTGATCTTTTGTTCTGCACCTCTTGCCACTTTG GGTGATGTCTTGAGGACACGCAGCACCGAAACATTACCATTTTACTTGATCCTCGCTAATGTTCTCGTTGCAGCGCAATGGTTTCTATATGGCGTGGCGGTTCATAATACTTTTGTCCAA GTGCCTAACTTTATCAGTTGCCTTATTGCTTTATTCCAATTGGCATTATTTGCCTTCTTTCCAAGTACCAATACCCGCACAAAACTCCAA AATGTCGTATAA
- the LOC124349070 gene encoding sugar transporter SWEET1-like isoform X1: MALENFREILSVTATITTIIQFLTGVIICLSIRRKGGSGDISGFPFIAGVLGCSLWLRYGMLMKDTAMTVVNAVGLVLQLCYVFMYYLYATNKGPYLKQVVIVFSVILSTMLYVAVEPIEDKAEFRLGLLCCATTLIFCSAPLATLGDVLRTRSTETLPFYLILANVLVAAQWFLYGVAVHNTFVQVPNFISCLIALFQLALFAFFPSTNTRTKLQVSDEE; the protein is encoded by the exons ATGGCATTGGAAAACTTTAGAG AAATTTTGAGTGTAACCGCTACCATCACCACAATAATTCAGTTTTTAACTGGGGT AATTATTTGCTTGAGCATTCGAAGAAAAGGTGGCTCAGGAGACATTTCAGGATTTCCATTTATAGCTGGAGTACTGGG ATGCAGTTTGTGGCTTCGATATGGAATGCTGATGAAAGACACTGCAATGACAGTGGTCAATGCCGTTGGACTTGTACTCCAGCTCTGCTATGTTTTCATGTATTATTTATATGCAACAAATAAG GGACCATATCTTAAACAAGTGGTAATTGTTTTTTCCGTGATTCTTTCCACTATGTTGTATGTAGCAGTGGAACCAATTGAAGATAAGGCTGAATTTAGACTGGGGTTGCTTTGTTGTGCCACCACCTTGATCTTTTGTTCTGCACCTCTTGCCACTTTG GGTGATGTCTTGAGGACACGCAGCACCGAAACATTACCATTTTACTTGATCCTCGCTAATGTTCTCGTTGCAGCGCAATGGTTTCTATATGGCGTGGCGGTTCATAATACTTTTGTCCAA GTGCCTAACTTTATCAGTTGCCTTATTGCTTTATTCCAATTGGCATTATTTGCCTTCTTTCCAAGTACCAATACCCGCACAAAACTCCAAGTAAGTGATGAAGAGTGA
- the LOC124348880 gene encoding ATP-dependent RNA helicase DDX42-like isoform X1 produces the protein MNSGRGGSRFSGFSVGPRPRPNVNKSSGGLHAVPPPPSMQRPGNANTIPLAPRFSRPGLPGSSSFSSSNRFNPAPGAGPISVEIVSPVSVSKQGYSTLNAISQSAINTTYGVPTNRPKTEDDYFDEDDEEPSSNEPLYQPGPDSPNFKANAESDDEEDPLDAFMNDLNKKVKKEEVKVPQKEESNAKGKGKAVRHDIEEEDDEESYYRYIKENPLAGLQGDDSDSEQIEYDEDGIPIKLGKKHIDPLPPIDHSSITYSPFEKNFYEEHEEIKNLPLNQANELRETLGLKVSGISIPKPVCSFAHFNFDEKLMNVIRKSEFTNPTPIQSQAIPAALSGRDVIGIAQTGSGKTAAFLWPMIVHILDQPDLKPGDGPIGLILAPTRELSQQIYTEAKKFCKVFGISVVCCYGGGSKWEQSKDLEQGAEIVVATPGRMIDLVKIKATNLQRVTFLVLDEADRMFDMGFEPQVRSICNHARPERQTLLFSATFKKRIEKLARDVLSDPIRIVQGDVGEANQDVTQVIEVIAPTAKYSWLITRLVEFMASGSVLIFVTKKANAEELSASLKSREVSVALLHGDMDQVDRNQVISSFKKKEMDILVATDVAARGLDIPHIRTVVNYDIARDIDTHTHRIGRTGRAGEKGTAYTLVTPADKEFAGHLVRNLEGASQVVSEPLMDLAMQSAWFRKSRFKGGQGRKPNVGGRGLGYSDKSLTGANKTLTGANAIKPSFQSGPSSYSKPTTPGPAAAAGPSGGRLAAMKAAFQSQYKSQFCSSSDDKPAAPVTSSSTPAAESSGDRPVKKKSRWDD, from the exons ATGAATTCAGGGCGTGGTGGTAGTCGATTCTCTGGTTTCAGTGTTGGTCCAAGACCTAGACCGAATGTAAACAAATCTAGTGGCGGTCTTCATGCAGTTCCCCCGCCACCGTCGATGCAAAGACCAGGCAATGCAAACACTATACCTCTAGCCCCAAGATTTTCTCGTCCCGGTTTACCTGGTAGTAGCAGTTTTTCCAGTTCTAACCGATTTAATCCTGCACCTGGGGCTGGTCCCATCAGTGTTGAGATTGTATCACCAGTGTCAGTTAGTAAGCAGGGCTATAGTACTCTAAACGCAATAAGCCAAAGTGCGATTAATACAACATATGGTGTACCCACCAATAGGCCGAAAACAGAAGACGA TTACtttgatgaagatgatgaagaaccCTCTTCAAATGAACCTCTATATCAACCAGGACCTGATTCACCTAACTTTAAAGCAA ATGCTGAatctgatgatgaagaagacccTTTAGATGCCTTTATGAATGATCTGAAcaagaaagttaaaaaagaagaagttaaagttccccaaaaagaagaatcaaacGCAAAAGGGAAAGGCAAAGCAGTACGCCATGATATCGAAgaggaagatgatgaagaatcATATTATCGGTATATTAAAGAAAATCCACTGGCTGGATTGCAAGGAGATGATTCAGATTCAGAGCAAATTGAATATGATGAAGATGGAATTCCAattaaacttggaaaaaaacacattgaCCCTCTCCCCCCTATCGATCACTCTTCTATTACCTACTCTCCATTCGAAAAGAATTTCTATGAAGAGCATGAGGAGATCAAAAACTTACCTCTTAACCAAGCCAATGAACTGAGAGAAACACTTGGTTTGAAAGTGAGTGGGATTTCTATACCCAAACCAGTTTGCAGTTTTGCCCATTTCAATTTTGACGAGAAGCTCATGAACGTTATTCGCAAATCTGAGTTTACGAACCCGACTCCTATCcag TCTCAAGCAATCCCAGCAGCGTTATCAGGACGAGATGTTATTGGTATAGCTCAAACTGGTAGCGGAAAAACGGCCGCTTTCCTCTGGCCAATGATCGTTCATATATTGGATCAACCGGATCTGAAACCAG GTGATGGACCCATTGGTCTTATTTTAGCACCGACTCGCGAGCTCAGTCAACAAATCTACACCGAGGCAAAGAAGTTTTGCAAAGTTTTTGGTATTAGTGTTGTTTGCTGTTATGGTGGTGGTTCGAAATGGGAACAGTCGAAAGATTTAGAACAAGGGGCAGAAATCGTTGTGGCTACTCCTG GTCGAATGATTGACTTGGTTAAAATTAAAGCAACGAATTTACAACGTGTcacatttttggttttggacgAAGCAGATCGAATGTTTGACATGGGATTTG AACCCCAAGTGCGATCTATTTGCAATCACGCTCGACCTGAACGACAAACTCTTCTTTTCAGTgccacatttaaaaaaagaattgaaaaactaGCACGCGATGTGCTGTCGGATCCAATTCGAATTGTTCAG GGTGATGTCGGGGAAGCCAATCAAGACGTTACTCAAGTGATAGAAGTGATAGCTCCTACAGCCAAGTATAGCTGGCTGATTACACGTTTAGTCGAGTTTATGGCCTCAGGTTCCGTATTGATTTTCGTGactaaaaag GCAAATGCCGAGGAGCTTTCTGCCAGTCTAAAATCTAGAGAAGTCTCCGTTGCCCTACTGCATGGTGACATGGATCAAGTCGATCGTAATCAAGTCATTAGCTcgttcaaaaagaaagagatggaTATTCTCGTAGCCACCGATGTGGCTGCTCGCGGTCTTGACATTCCTCACATACGGACAGTCGTCAACTACGACATTGCTCGCGATATTGATACGCATACTCACAGGATCGGAAGAACAGGTCGTGCTGGTGAAAAAGGCACAGCTTATACTTTAGTTACTCCCGCAGACAAAGAATTTGCGGGTCATTTGGTCAGGAATTTGGAAGGAGCAAGTCAAGTTGTGTCAGAACCTTTGATGGATCTTGCTATGCAAAGTGCATGGTTTCGCAAATCTCGTTTCAAGGGTGGACAAGGTCGGAAGCCGAACGTTGGGGGAAGAGGTTTAGGATACTCGGACAAATCTCTCACTGGAGCCAATAAAACGCTAACTGGGGCCAATGCAATTAAACCTTCTTTT CAGAGTGGACCTAGTTCATACTCGAAACCTACTACACCGGGACCAGCCGCCGCAGCTGGACCAAGTGGAGGTCGTTTGGCTGCGATGAAAGCTGCTTTTCAATCTCAATATAAATCGCag TTCTGCAGCAGCTCTGATGATAAACCAGCAGCACCTGTGACTTCTAGTTCGACTCCAGCCGCTGAAAGCAGTGGAGACCGTCCCGTGAAGAAAAAGAGCAGATGGGACGATTGA
- the LOC124348880 gene encoding ATP-dependent RNA helicase DDX42-like isoform X2 → MNSGRGGSRFSGFSVGPRPRPNVNKSSGGLHAVPPPPSMQRPGNANTIPLAPRFSRPGLPGSSSFSSSNRFNPAPGAGPISVEIVSPVSVSKQGYSTLNAISQSAINTTYGVPTNRPKTEDDYFDEDDEEPSSNEPLYQPGPDSPNFKANAESDDEEDPLDAFMNDLNKKVKKEEVKVPQKEESNAKGKGKAVRHDIEEEDDEESYYRYIKENPLAGLQGDDSDSEQIEYDEDGIPIKLGKKHIDPLPPIDHSSITYSPFEKNFYEEHEEIKNLPLNQANELRETLGLKVSGISIPKPVCSFAHFNFDEKLMNVIRKSEFTNPTPIQSQAIPAALSGRDVIGIAQTGSGKTAAFLWPMIVHILDQPDLKPGDGPIGLILAPTRELSQQIYTEAKKFCKVFGISVVCCYGGGSKWEQSKDLEQGAEIVVATPGRMIDLVKIKATNLQRVTFLVLDEADRMFDMGFEPQVRSICNHARPERQTLLFSATFKKRIEKLARDVLSDPIRIVQGDVGEANQDVTQVIEVIAPTAKYSWLITRLVEFMASGSVLIFVTKKANAEELSASLKSREVSVALLHGDMDQVDRNQVISSFKKKEMDILVATDVAARGLDIPHIRTVVNYDIARDIDTHTHRIGRTGRAGEKGTAYTLVTPADKEFAGHLVRNLEGASQVVSEPLMDLAMQSAWFRKSRFKGGQGRKPNVGGRGLGYSDKSLTGANKTLTGANAIKPSFSGPSSYSKPTTPGPAAAAGPSGGRLAAMKAAFQSQYKSQFCSSSDDKPAAPVTSSSTPAAESSGDRPVKKKSRWDD, encoded by the exons ATGAATTCAGGGCGTGGTGGTAGTCGATTCTCTGGTTTCAGTGTTGGTCCAAGACCTAGACCGAATGTAAACAAATCTAGTGGCGGTCTTCATGCAGTTCCCCCGCCACCGTCGATGCAAAGACCAGGCAATGCAAACACTATACCTCTAGCCCCAAGATTTTCTCGTCCCGGTTTACCTGGTAGTAGCAGTTTTTCCAGTTCTAACCGATTTAATCCTGCACCTGGGGCTGGTCCCATCAGTGTTGAGATTGTATCACCAGTGTCAGTTAGTAAGCAGGGCTATAGTACTCTAAACGCAATAAGCCAAAGTGCGATTAATACAACATATGGTGTACCCACCAATAGGCCGAAAACAGAAGACGA TTACtttgatgaagatgatgaagaaccCTCTTCAAATGAACCTCTATATCAACCAGGACCTGATTCACCTAACTTTAAAGCAA ATGCTGAatctgatgatgaagaagacccTTTAGATGCCTTTATGAATGATCTGAAcaagaaagttaaaaaagaagaagttaaagttccccaaaaagaagaatcaaacGCAAAAGGGAAAGGCAAAGCAGTACGCCATGATATCGAAgaggaagatgatgaagaatcATATTATCGGTATATTAAAGAAAATCCACTGGCTGGATTGCAAGGAGATGATTCAGATTCAGAGCAAATTGAATATGATGAAGATGGAATTCCAattaaacttggaaaaaaacacattgaCCCTCTCCCCCCTATCGATCACTCTTCTATTACCTACTCTCCATTCGAAAAGAATTTCTATGAAGAGCATGAGGAGATCAAAAACTTACCTCTTAACCAAGCCAATGAACTGAGAGAAACACTTGGTTTGAAAGTGAGTGGGATTTCTATACCCAAACCAGTTTGCAGTTTTGCCCATTTCAATTTTGACGAGAAGCTCATGAACGTTATTCGCAAATCTGAGTTTACGAACCCGACTCCTATCcag TCTCAAGCAATCCCAGCAGCGTTATCAGGACGAGATGTTATTGGTATAGCTCAAACTGGTAGCGGAAAAACGGCCGCTTTCCTCTGGCCAATGATCGTTCATATATTGGATCAACCGGATCTGAAACCAG GTGATGGACCCATTGGTCTTATTTTAGCACCGACTCGCGAGCTCAGTCAACAAATCTACACCGAGGCAAAGAAGTTTTGCAAAGTTTTTGGTATTAGTGTTGTTTGCTGTTATGGTGGTGGTTCGAAATGGGAACAGTCGAAAGATTTAGAACAAGGGGCAGAAATCGTTGTGGCTACTCCTG GTCGAATGATTGACTTGGTTAAAATTAAAGCAACGAATTTACAACGTGTcacatttttggttttggacgAAGCAGATCGAATGTTTGACATGGGATTTG AACCCCAAGTGCGATCTATTTGCAATCACGCTCGACCTGAACGACAAACTCTTCTTTTCAGTgccacatttaaaaaaagaattgaaaaactaGCACGCGATGTGCTGTCGGATCCAATTCGAATTGTTCAG GGTGATGTCGGGGAAGCCAATCAAGACGTTACTCAAGTGATAGAAGTGATAGCTCCTACAGCCAAGTATAGCTGGCTGATTACACGTTTAGTCGAGTTTATGGCCTCAGGTTCCGTATTGATTTTCGTGactaaaaag GCAAATGCCGAGGAGCTTTCTGCCAGTCTAAAATCTAGAGAAGTCTCCGTTGCCCTACTGCATGGTGACATGGATCAAGTCGATCGTAATCAAGTCATTAGCTcgttcaaaaagaaagagatggaTATTCTCGTAGCCACCGATGTGGCTGCTCGCGGTCTTGACATTCCTCACATACGGACAGTCGTCAACTACGACATTGCTCGCGATATTGATACGCATACTCACAGGATCGGAAGAACAGGTCGTGCTGGTGAAAAAGGCACAGCTTATACTTTAGTTACTCCCGCAGACAAAGAATTTGCGGGTCATTTGGTCAGGAATTTGGAAGGAGCAAGTCAAGTTGTGTCAGAACCTTTGATGGATCTTGCTATGCAAAGTGCATGGTTTCGCAAATCTCGTTTCAAGGGTGGACAAGGTCGGAAGCCGAACGTTGGGGGAAGAGGTTTAGGATACTCGGACAAATCTCTCACTGGAGCCAATAAAACGCTAACTGGGGCCAATGCAATTAAACCTTCTTTT AGTGGACCTAGTTCATACTCGAAACCTACTACACCGGGACCAGCCGCCGCAGCTGGACCAAGTGGAGGTCGTTTGGCTGCGATGAAAGCTGCTTTTCAATCTCAATATAAATCGCag TTCTGCAGCAGCTCTGATGATAAACCAGCAGCACCTGTGACTTCTAGTTCGACTCCAGCCGCTGAAAGCAGTGGAGACCGTCCCGTGAAGAAAAAGAGCAGATGGGACGATTGA